TAAGTTTGAAAACAGAAGGGCTGCATTGTATGGTAGTGGGAAACTACCTAACCTGGAGCAAGCAATATCTGCAATTATTAGTGAGGAAACTCGGTTGAATCTGGAGGCTACAGGATCGTCTACACAAGGCGTCGCACAGAGGCGCTCGGCCTTCCTTGCTACAGAAGGGGAAAATTTTCAAAGATCAGGAGCAAGTATATATGAGAAGAAATGTTTTGAATGTGGCCAGCCAGGACACTTGCGAGTCTCTTTTCCTGAATTAGTTGGAACAGGCCGGGGTAGAGGACAAGAGTGGCGTGGCAGGGGTCGTGGACGTGTATTTGATGGACGTGGAGGTAACCGGGGGCGTGGTGTGCGACCTGCAGGCAGGGCAAATATCTCATCAGTTATTGAAGAAGCCCCACAAACTATGAAAGTAGAGATGTCAGTCGATGACTGGGAGAGGTGGAGCAAATTTAAGGGAATGTGTTTGGAGGATAAGCAAACTATCGAGGCGTCTACTGCATCCACTTCTGCTGCATCTGCCAACTTTGGTGGTAAACATTCTTGCACTATGAATTATGAAGTTGCTTATATACCATGGTTAATTGACTCTGGGGCTTCTAGACATATGGCTGGTTCTTATAGAAATTTTATTGACTATGCTCCTGATTTAAAAAGGCAAAGTGTCAAATTGGCTGATGGCTCCTCTCAAACTGTTCTGGGGTCAGGAACAGTCAAGTGTGGATCTAATATGCATCTTTCGTCTGTTCTGCATGTTTCCTTGTTCCCAATTAATCTACTATCCATAGTTGCATTACAAATGAGCTTAATTGTGTTGTTATCTTCTTCCCATCATGGTGCTTATTTCAGGAACTTGGGACTGGAAGAAGGCTTGGGACAGGGAGCATGCGTGATGCCCTGTACTACTTAGATGATAACATATCACCTACTGTTGCTGCTGTGTTGTCTCACTCTCCACTGGAGgaatttcttcttcttcatcgcagGCTGGGACATATGTCTTTTGTCATTTTGGGTCAGCTTTATCCAAACCTGTATAATAAAATTAGCAAAGAGAATCTAGTATGTGATGTGTGCCACTATGGGAAACAGACTAGGAGTACTTATGTATCTTCTGATAATAGGAGTACTGTACCGCTTCAGACCATCCACTCGGATGTATGGGGTCCTAGTGGAGTATTATCTCTTAATGGATATCGCTCTTTTGTCACATTCATTGACTGCTGCACTAGGACTACTTGGGTCTATGTGTTGAAAAACAAGAGTGATGTATTTGAATGTTTTAGGGATTTTCATAATTTAATCATGACCCAATATAATGCATGCGTGAAAGTACTCCGTACTGATAATGGAACGGAATATGTGAATAAGGAGTTTGATGAATATTTATCAAGCTTTGGAATTATTCATCAAACTACTTGTCCTGGTACCTCTGAACAGAATGGCTTGGCTGAGAGAAAAAATAGGAATCTCTTAGAGATTACACGGTGTATCATGATGGCCATGAATGTTCCAAATTTTTTGTGGAGTGAGGCAGTAATGACTGCTGCATACTTGATGAACAGAATGCCGTCTAGAGTTCTCGGTTACAAAACTCCAATAGAGTGTCTGACAGGTAGGACTACATATGTGGTTCCACCAAAGGTGTTCGGGTGTGTGTGTTTTGTGAAAGATTACGGGCCATCTATTGGAAAGTTAGATCCAAGGGCTGTGAAGTGTGTGTTTGTGGGGTATTCTGGGAAGCAGAAAGGCTATAAGTGTTGGTGTCCATCAGAAAAACGAATGTTTGTGAGCATGGATGTAATCTTCAGAGAACAAGTACCATTTTATGGGGAACCTGATGATTTAACTGATGTCTTTCCTGCTCTGTTTTCTAGTGATGTTTCAGATCTGGACAACGAGACAGGGGGAGAAAAAGAAGGAGAAGAGAGCAATTCTACACCATCAAGAGAAATGGTGGTTGGAGTAATACCATTGGAAGACAGAAATGATAATATAGATGTGGATCTTATAGAAGGAGAACCATGGCGAATGCAAGGGGAGAGACAAAATACATCAACTGAAGTTATGCGGTGGGCAAGACCGAATGAAGAACAAAATCTGCGGGTGTATACGCGGAGACATCAAACTGAGGAAGAACATGTGCGGGGGGAGGAAATTAGTCCAGGGGAGGATGATTCAGAAGCTCAAGTTCAATCTGACGGGCATGCTTCCAGTTCACAACCATCAGCTTCATCTCATACTCCACTACCGGTCTCCACAAGCGATGGTATACCTCCTCTTGCTTATGATGACTTAAATGTTCCCATTGCCCTTAGAAAGCAGCCTCGCACTATTGCTGGAAAATTGCCCTCTAAATTAGCCCCATATGATGTCTCTGATTATGTTACATACATTTCTATCGGGCCTTTGTATAAGTAATTTATAGCTTCCTTGCATTCAACTGTACCTATACCACGTGACTGGCAGGAAGCGAAGCAATACCCAGAATGGAGGGCGGCAATGTTAGAGGAAATGGCAGCACTTGATAAGAACCAAACATGGGCACTTACTTCTCTCCCTGTTGATAAGAAAGTTGTGGGTTGTAAATGGGTATTTACAGTTAAACAAACTCCAGATGGTAAGGTGGAAAGATATAAGGCTAGGCTAGTTGCAAAAGGGTATAGTCAAACTTACGGAGTGGATTATGATGAAACGTTTGCTCCAGTGGCGAAATTGAGTACTGTCAGGACTTTAATCTCGATAGTGCAAATCAGAAGTGGAAATTGTTCCAGAtggatgttaaaaatgcttttctCCATGGAGATCTGCAAGAGGAGGTTTATATGGAAATTCCTCCTGGGTTTAGAAGCCAGGAAACAGAGGGTAAAGTGTGTCGGTTAACAAAGTCTCTGTATGGACTAAAACAGTCTCCTAGGGCATGGTTCAGAAGGTTTCGAAAGGAAATCTGTTCCATGGGTTATCGGCAAAGCAATGCAGATCATACCCTATTCTTTAAATGCAGTGCGATCACATTACTATACTTCTtgtttatgtagatgacattgtgatTACAGGTAACAATGAGGTGGAGATATCTCAGTTGAAGAAGATGTTAGCAAAGTCATTTGAAGTCAAGGATATGGGATATCTCCACTACTTCTTGGGAATCGAAGTTGCATATGGCCCAAAAGGTATTTATCTCTCACAAAGAAAATATGTGCTTGATTTACTTGAGGAGACAGGGATGTTAGGATGCAAACCTGCAGTCACACCAATAGAACAGAATCATCGGATCTCTGCAGATGGTGGTAATCCCGTTGATAGGTACCAATACCAAAGGCTAGTTGGGCGGTTAATCTATCTGTCACATACGAGACCAGATATAGCATATGCTGTTAGTATTGTAAGCAGATACATGCATGACCCTAGAACTAGCCACTTAGATGCTGTGAATAGAATTCTAAGATACTTAAAGAGTTGTCCTGGGAAGGGAATCCTGTTCACTAATCATGGACATCTGAGAATCGAGGGGTACACCGATGCGGACTGGGCTGGATGCTTAGATGATAGGCGTTCAACTTCGGGCTACTGCATGTTTGTTGGAGGAAATTTGGTTAGTTGGAGAAGTAAGAAGCAGAGTGTGGTAGCTCGCTCGACAGCGGAAGCGGGGTTTAGGTCAATGGCTTCAGGGTTGTGTGAACTGATGTGGTTAAAAACATTGCTAACTGAGTTGCAGTTGTGCGGTGGTGCACCTATTCAGGTATATTGTGATAATCAGGCCACAATTAACATAGTGAACAACCCTGTTTATCATGATAGAACTAAACATATTGAGATAGATAGGCACTTTATCCGGGAGAAATTAGATGAAAGGTTATTCCAAATTAGTTATGTTAGGTCAGTAGATCAGCTTGCAGATGTATTAACAAAAGGGATAGGTGTTGTATCATTTATGAGGATTTGTAACAAGATGGGGCTTATTGACATCTTCGccccatcttgagggggagtgtcGGTACTCTTGTTGTATAATAGGAAAGCCAGAGGTCTTATGTGTAAAAGTGAAGCTCTGTAAATATCTGTACTGAGGATGGATGGATAAGGTTCCCCCGACCAGAAATTCCAGTGTCTTCCCCTTCTCTCACCTTCGAATCCTCTCTGATTAGGTGTGTGTTCAACAACAGTTTTGTTCTGAATTATTCCTGGGTGAGTAAAGTAGGATGCGTTTGATATTGGTGCTGAAGCAGAATTAATGCAAGCAAAAGATGCAGAGTTCAGTTAGGTTTTGTTCTCTACAAGTACACATAGATACACAAAACAAGAGCAGGGCTTGTCAGATTCTGGAAATGCCGGGATCACTGGCAAGAAAACAGGGAGACTCCCGTTATTTCCATTGCTATCTGGTTTTAAATAGTCTCATATAAGCCATGTTGCTGTATATCATTACCAGCCATGGTGCACCTGCAAGTAAGTGTTACCTTAAAATGGCAAAGGTGGCGTTCCAGCCCCCATCCACACCCCACACAACAACACAAAAAACAAGAAAGGGAAAAAGGTGAAACGACAATTAAAACAAATGCCATGAGCACCCACCGCGACCCCCCGAAATAAGAAATAAAATGAAAttaaacacacacatttttttagtttttatcAGATAAACTAGTAAGAAACAAAGCAATAAATCGtacacaatttttttttcattttggagTTTCTTCTTATTTTTAGGAGACTCATGCTGATTGTTTTCTTGGTAGCGTTGATAGTTCTTGGAGGAGTTTATAAAGATTCAAAAAATTACAACAAGGATTCTCAAGACAATGCATATACCCAAGAAGAGGCATCGTACAAGGTGGAGTGTTAAGAATAAATAAGTTCCTTATCAATTATGCTAATTAGGATTAAGTGAGCTATCAGATAGGTTGATTGGTTCTCAAGAAATCATGAACTTCCTTGGCTCTCAAGGCAACTACATAATTCCTTGGATGCCAAATAAGTGAGTATTTACTTGGCTTCCAAACAGCATTTATACTTCTGACCGGGCATAAATACCTCATTTCTATAATCTTTTATTCGTTCACCTCTCTCGTTCTTTACTTTTCACGTTGAACAAGCTTGATAGTGTTGATCAAGAGAGGACGATGGACTGGAAAcctgcggtgatgatgatggcagtgGTAATCATGTACGCGGTGTTGAACGTGATGACGAAGATAGCTTTCAACGAAGGGATGCACACCACCGTCTTCATCGTCCTCCGCCTGCTCGTTGCCGCGCTCTTCCTCTCCCCGATCGCATACTTCAAAGAGAGGTTTGAATCAGCACTAACGGTTATCTTTATAGTTTTAGTTGTTTCTCTATTGTTTGTGCCATATTCATCACTAATGATGAGTAATGAGGTAAGGCAAGCTTTTattgtattttatttttagtaaaatGAAAAATTCATGACCTCAATTTCTGTCGTAATTTTGCTAATTTACTATATGGTTTCCATGTATATATGTAGGAAGAGTAGACCTAAGCTGACCATCGAGATCTTCGGTTACCTCTTCTTGAGTGCCTTGCTTGGGTATTTATTTTAACTTTAATTTTTCatgcattatactataaataacAAGTGTTGACCAGTATTAAATAATTAATTTATCTTTAATTTTATCTGCTAATTGATGCATGCATGGCAAAGACAGAGCCTCACTGCTCCAGTGGCTCTTCTTCCTGGGCTTGCGGTACACGACAGCCACGTTTGCGAGCGCCTTCAACAATACGACCCCCATGTTCACATTCCTCCTCGCACTCGCCTTCAAAATTGAGAAGATTAATGTGGCTAACCGTTCCGGCGCTGCCAAGCTCACGGGCACGGCTGTGGGGCTGGCCGGAGCCATGGTGTTGGCACTCTACCAAGGCCCAACCCTGATTGGTGCACCAGCAGAACACCTAGCCACCGCTGCCGCCCATAGGGGTGCAGGGAGGTGGGTGATGGGCTTGGTAGCGTTGTTGGGCTTCTCAGCAAGCTGGTCAATGTGGTTCATCCTGCAGTCCAAGATTTGGACAAAGTACCCGGCACTGTACTCAAGCACGGCGTGGATGTTCCTCCTTAGCTTTGTCCAGATGGCTGTCGTAGGTGCCGCAACTGAGAAGATGACCTTGGAGGTATGGGTCCCTGGCACAGTGCTCCAGGTCGTCACCGTACTCTTGGCGGGTGTCGGAGTGTCGGCGCTGGGGTTCCTGGCCATGACATGGTGCGTGGAGTGGCGAGGGCCTGTGTTCACCACAGCCTTCATGCCGCTAATTCAGATCATCACCGCTGGTATCGACGTCGCCATCCTCCATGAGCAGCTCCACCTTGGTAGCATGGTCGGGTCGGTAATTGTGGTCGTGGGGCTCTACTCCATCCTGTGGGGAAAGAGCAACGAGGCAAGCACCATTGAAGCTGGAGGACCCCTTTAATCACTTTTCACATATTAGATTGATCTACCTTTGCCCTGGATTACCTCGTCTTTAATCATTTTCCCCATATTAGACTGCTCCATTGATCATTTGCCTCATATTACACATACACAAGAGAATTGGCCTATACCTATATACAGATTTCGGTACTTAATTCCTAGTTTTCTTGTCTCCGCATTATACTTACCTAATAAAGGATCAAACTCATGGTTCTCCAACTCAAACGACAATAAAAAAACAGTTCTTCTAATTAAAGTGCAATGAACTTAATCGCAAATAGTCAATTTGGTCTTAAAATTTGTTCTGGCACTGCAATGTAAAGCAAAGATCATAACCATGGCTCTTGCATACGAGCAAATTGGAATGGCAAAGTACGAGAAGGGGAAACTGAGAAGGGAATTGTGGAGAGAAGAAGGGAGATTGGTTTGGATCCTGGAGCTCGGCGACCAGCGAGGGCACGGGAGGGAGGAGGGCGACCATTACCTGGCCAGTGAACCGGTATAGAGGAAGATGGCCACCTCCTCGAACGAGAAATCTGTATGAGATGGAAaaggagaggaaggaagaggggtGGACTAACCTTGAATCGTGGGTGGCTGCTGAGAAGGGCGCCGATTGAGGTCGCCGGCGACTCCGCTCCTTGTCTCTCTCGCTCGGCTTCCACCGCCACTGTTGTGCAGAGAGGACTGCGGAATTTATTTTTTTGAGGGGGAAgatgctttattttttatttcgaGGGATGGCCATCATGACTAGCTTTATTGATTAATTAATAGAAATACATCGTCTACGAGCTTTCTCACCAGACAGTCTAAAGGCTCGTCGTCCAATTAGAAGAAACTTTATTACAATAACTAAAATTAGCTAGCACATGCGTCGCTTGATTTGCTGATCAAAAATATTGCTTAAAGTTGACATTCCCAATCAAGATAGAGATGTCCACACATTCTGCGAATATCTCTACCGCCGCGTCCACCAAGTAATCTGACCAGAGCAGCAGTTGATCAACGTTAGAGAGCCGGATTCCGCTTCAACCCTCTGGAAACCTAGGCTATTTGCAAAAGTTCAGTCCTTATTGAACTACGGAACGAGTTACAGTAATTACTGTAGCATCAAAAGGGTGCGGAATGACATAAGAGAGCTGAGCCCAGAAAGTGCACGGGTGCAGCGGCCTGCCAAAGCACAACCCATGTGCCAGTTTTAAATAATAAAGGAGCCCATGGCCGTGCATAGtggttgttttgaatttttttcaggAGGATGCCCTTGTTTCTCATAACGAGGActttcaaataagatccatttGGAATACGTTTTgataaatttcaaaaaaatatgttAAGTTTCAGTCCTTGAAATTTAGTACAAGTGACCGACAAAAATATGACTTTAGTACCTGCGAGGCAGCGACTGACAAAACAAACCTTAAAGTTTCGACTCTGAAACTTGATACTCGCGAACGAGAAAATCGGAATTTTCAGATGCATTGTAGAAAAATAATTACCATACTCAAGATTGATTTACATATAATCAGAATGGCAGCCTCTAGTGTTGTTGCCGCTGCCCTCTTGCTTGGGTCGGCGTCCTGGTGGCGATGGCGGTGCCGTCTGCCATGGTTGATAGGTGGCTAGAGGAGCTCAGTGTAGAGCAAGATTCCCATCCCGATGGATGTGCCTGCTCTCCGTATAAATTAGCTAAATCAACGGCCATATACGAGCCCAGTCCAACGGCTTTTGCCTTGTTTGTAGCTGAGTGAAACGGTTTTCACCTATGGACATATATGTATAAAACCACCACAAGGTACTAAAATCATTTTTTTTCTATTGTGTCGCCCTAAATCCTCAAAATGATCTTGACATTTACACCTAACATTAAGAAACAGATGATCTTGTCATTTAAACCTAAGATTAAGAAAACGATGATCATGTCACCTATTTTcaaagagagatagatagatagagagagagagagagagagagagagagagagagagagagatgcgcaTGTTCTATATGATAATCCTTGGTTCTGCTGTAGGAGATCAGCAAACCAGCTACTAGTACAAATGTGTTCCTCATATGGTTCAAGAGTTATCTGCATTTTGTAATATGGATGTTTTTCAGTGTTCAATCATTCAAACTAGTATAGGTGATTCCAGTATGTTTTTGTCAAGATTTTGATGGTCCTGGTTTATCGAGGATACCGTGTTGTGCTAAGTAAGGAACTCTGCATTGCTCAAGTTATCTATGAGGCTTGATTTTGGAAACTTGGTTTGCTACATCGCATTGGATCTGTTAAGTTCTATCCTACTTtgttacgtactccctccgtccggaaatactcgtcggaggaatggatgtatctagatgtattttagttctagatacattcatttttctgcatttcttcgacaagtatttccggacggagggagtacttgattgTCCCACTATTCGTTTACTAGAACACCGGAGTAGTTTTTTATGATTTTCACTGGTATGCCATGTTTGCGTGGATGTAGGTTTTATTATGTTGTGGATGTAGGCTAATTTTTTTAATATTCATGCACTCCTAAAGCAATCAATTGCTTAGGAAAAAGGATCTAATGGCTATATACAAGGAGTAGTCTTTTGATAAAAAATGTAATAATAATTTTGTTTCCTTTTGGAAGTTGAGCTTGTTGCTTGGTAGTGCTAACAAAGAGGCCCCTTGTATAGAAGGCCTTTCGCCCTTTCTAATGAAGAGGAGGAAATGCATGTACTGGTGCTGGAGGCCCTCTCTTTTGTTGACTACTGATGCCCAACTCTGGTTGTTGTCTATTCCTTATTTTAACCTTGCTGGCATACTTGCAGGGAACTACAACACCTGTGGACGCTGCATCCTTCATTCAGCTTCAGCACCAGCGACTATGGCAAACCTATCACTATATATTGCCACGGCAGTCGTAGCTGGAGGTGCTCTCTCTTGCTGTGATGTTCTGCTCTGTTCTTTGTACATTCCTTAACTGAACCTACCATGTAACAGAATTTTTAAACCTTGCTGACGTACTTGCAAGGAAACATAACATCTGTGATTCTTCTTACTTCATTTTCATTCAGCTTCAGTGCCAACAACTACCTCAGACGGTCAAAACCTATCACTATGTTGGCATGGCGATTGTTGCAGTGAAGATGATGAAGCAATATGCCACACAATATCCAAGTGATTCTTGTGACTATGAGCAAATTAAGTCTGGATTGAATCTCGGATCACGATTCATGAGTCACAATGCTTGTTATTGAAGATTTATTCAGTAgtgcttgcctggttgttctgcaTTCCATATTTTTGGGCTTCTGCTTACTGCAGTCAGCTTTGAGAATCATTAGCAGTATTTTGCCTCTGCTTTACTTATATCTGCAATTAATGAGAAGGATGCGATATTTCTTGATCTTGTATGGCGTACACTGCATGGTACCCTCCCATGCCGAGTTACACTTGCCAACAGACATATAAAAGTTTCACCCATTTGCCCTTCATGCTTGAATGGACCGGAGGATACAAAACATGTCTTGTTTCGGTGTCAGAAGGCGAAAGAAGTTTGGGAAAAATTAGGCCTACAAGAGGTGATCCATAAAGCCTGTGTTGTTGATCACGCGGGAGAGGCGGTGCTAGAATTCTTACACCTTATGAAAGATCAAGAATTAAACATTAAGGCCCTGTTTGATTATTCAGTTTTTTCTAAGTATTTACAGAATACTACAGTTTTTAAGATTACCATAGTTTTAATTACTGTGAGCCGTTTGGCTATCCATAAAAACTCTGTTTTTGATACTGTGGTATAGGCAAAACCATGGTATTTCCTCTGCATTTAAAAAAGAGCCCCATACCTCTTTTTTTAAAACAGAGCTGTCAAAAGAACGAACCTGCTAGCCGAGCATGGTGCCGGTCATAGCCTCTGCTGCGCTGCTTCACTGCATGGGCTGCCGGCACTGCCGTGTTGGTCAGATCGTACCTCTTGCAGCTCCTGGTCCGACTCGATGCTCACGCGGAAGACGGCTAGGCCGTTTCTGTCCACTCAGCTCCACCACCGGCTACCTTGTGTTACCGAGCGTGCTCTTTGGTACACTAAAGGCCGAGCTTGTGCATGACCGTCCAGTTTGTGCATGGGTGTGGTCTTTGTGCATGATCCTTCAGTGTGCAACGGCTAGCTAGCTTGGAAGATTCATGTTTTCAACTGCTATTAAAAGGTGCGCTAGCTAATTTACGTTGCTCCATACAACACTAGCCAAACAGGTCTTAGTATTGCAGGTTAAAATACTGTAGTTTTCAATACTTTAGTTTAAGTAGTACTCTGCTATCAAACACAGCCTAAGGGCATCCAGAACGCACGTGAGTTAATAGCTATTATAGCTTGGTATCTATGGTGGGATAGACGTCAACTGGTCCATGAAGGAAAGTTACATGATGCAAATCAAACTTCGATGGGGGCAACTCGCAAAACAGGGGGGTGGAGTATCCCTCCTAGGGGATTTGTGAAGCTGAATGTTGATGCCGCGTTCGATCATGATCTTCTTCAAGGTGCAGCTGGGGCGGTCCTGAGAGATGATAAGGGAAGGTTCATTGTCGGAGGAAACTGGAGGATTGACTGGTGTGATGATGTATTAACAGCAGAAGTTCTCGCTCTTAAATTTGGTTTATTCCTAGCACAGAAGGTGGGCTGCAATCGCCTTGTTGTAAACTCAGATAACATGTAAGTGATCGACGTAATGAAGAATGGAGGACACTCGGCGGGAGCCGCAGCTACAGTTTTTGATGATTGTTATTTTTTGGCTTGTGATTTTCCTATAGTTAAATTTGAACAGTGTAATAGGGAAGCAAATAGAGTGGCCCATGAAATAGCTAGGTTAGCAAAAATTTCAGCCACTAgggattggtttgaggagcctatgAAGGATATTGTGCCTCTTCTTATGGACGATGTAACAATTATTTCTAACTAATAAAGTTGAAGTTTTATTTCCAAAAAAAAAGATGACACTGTAACGAACATATGAGTTTGATTCTCTAATAGCTGGTTTTACTTCAAATAGAGTTGTCTAAAACTTGTTCCAAGCATAAGGTGCGTGTGGGATTAATAGATTTTTATTTTCTCCAACTTTCTTAACTTGCGCCTCAACTCCTTTCATCATTTATGTTAAGACTTAGTCCCGGGACGATGAATTCCACTTGCACTTGGCTAGATCCATACATCTGTGTGATTATAAAAAATTTACTGATACTTGAGTGCATCAACATTTGTTTCTCATACTACTGGTATATATGGGGGATTTACCAGAGCATACTGCTGCTGTTCATCCATTCACATTGGCCTAAACGGAAGCTGGATCAATTCCTTATTGAACAAGCACCAGAGCATAACTGTAAATGTGGAGTACAGGAGTAGAAAGACTGACCCCAAAGCAACTTCTAAATACAGATCGATAACTAAAACTGATTATTCAATGGGGAACCAAGATTCTTTTGAAAATAATGTAAAAAGTAGTGGAAACACAAAACTGACGCAAACTGACATTTTGGAAGGGTGCAAGTCTTCTTCACAAAACAACCAATTAATCCACTACAAATCATAACAAAGAGGGTTAGGGCTGCCACAAAGAAGATGACAGAACTAAATCGCACCCAGGAGCGCATGCCCCAGGTTGAAAAAAAAGCATTCCAAATGTCAATCAAATTCAGTATGGTGCTTAGCTTATAAGCAACATGGTTATAACAGCCAAAAACTCCTCGATATGCTTGTTCATAACGTGCCATTTCTGTTCGTAGTAGAAAGGGAGAACAAAACAAAGATGGTAATGTAGCAATAACTAACCATCTTACGTTCTCTTCTATTGATTGTGGCTGAGTACGAAAATGTGGGATAGCGCTGAGCTGTAGTACTCGTATGTGCGAAAACCTAAGATCtcagcatatatggatgacatgtGAAATATATTCTTGCAGCGCTCAACTTCTTCCACTCCTTCTCACCATCCTCCTATTTATTATATTTCACTCGCATATCATATGTATCGTATAGGCAGTGATGAGTTTAACAAGTTGAGGAGGACATGTGATACCATACAGAGCTAGCTCGAGGAAAGGACGTGGTTAGCTTGGTGCCATCCGCCATGTAAAAATCGATGGCCTTTGCTGGAGAACTTCACCTGTTTGCTTGACTGCGCTAGCAGCGGCAACAGAGTGGGGGAGTGGAGAAAGCACAGAGGGCCGCCGCCTAAACCCATGCCAATGGTCCCAATCACTGCAGATGCTACCGAGCCTCAAGTCCGGAGGTTTGGCgaagaagagatacttgacattcttATCAAATTGTAGAGTTCGTTACACAATGATGCAGTTGCCAAGAAGGTAGAGGTATGTAGTTATGTACACTAGCTAGTGTCCATCATATCGCTTAATCACTATCTGTATCtgcagaaaataagtaaaaaaaatcgaAAATAAGTAATTTATCATTTCACTAATGGGCGCTGACTGGGCATTTTATATCTAATTAAAATATCGAGGCAGATAGGGATGTTAACACATCATAGGGAGAAGGCAAGCCAGCCTTGAATCACACTATTTCTCTTCTTTGGTCATGCCATCAGGCTACTTCACTATCCCGCCTCTGATAATCCATCTCTTTCTCTCGTTCATTTGTAATTGCATCATTCTTCACATCAAGATCCTTCGTCAGGGACGCAGGGCTGTGATTCCTAAAGGTAAAAAATAGAGTAAAATTGATTACTTGACGAACTGAACTGCATACGGGCCAATTTGACAGCCAACAAGCAGAATTCAATTAAGACTCTAGTGGCACCTGCTGAGCAATATCTCCTCGTAGGA
Above is a window of Triticum aestivum cultivar Chinese Spring chromosome 6B, IWGSC CS RefSeq v2.1, whole genome shotgun sequence DNA encoding:
- the LOC123133335 gene encoding WAT1-related protein At3g30340-like, translated to MDWKPAVMMMAVVIMYAVLNVMTKIAFNEGMHTTVFIVLRLLVAALFLSPIAYFKERKSRPKLTIEIFGYLFLSALLGASLLQWLFFLGLRYTTATFASAFNNTTPMFTFLLALAFKIEKINVANRSGAAKLTGTAVGLAGAMVLALYQGPTLIGAPAEHLATAAAHRGAGRWVMGLVALLGFSASWSMWFILQSKIWTKYPALYSSTAWMFLLSFVQMAVVGAATEKMTLEVWVPGTVLQVVTVLLAGVGVSALGFLAMTWCVEWRGPVFTTAFMPLIQIITAGIDVAILHEQLHLGSMVGSVIVVVGLYSILWGKSNEASTIEAGGPL